A window of Hymenobacter aerilatus contains these coding sequences:
- a CDS encoding NAD(P)H-dependent glycerol-3-phosphate dehydrogenase has protein sequence MEKIAMLGGGSWATALTKILSENGARVSWWLRSKDDVQHLRTTRHNPRYLSSVAFDLTRVFPSTDIAEVVKDADWVVLAVPAAFVKEALDKLERDALKGKRVISAIKGMLPSRNELVTDYVVERFRLKDECLGVVAGPCHAEEVALEKQSYLTIGSPDVALAEQFCQLLRNRYVRAHAAADLDGIEYCAVMKNIIALTCGIAHGLGYGDNFQAVLVSNAVQEIRRFLHALSPEPRDLSASAYLGDLLVTSYSQFSRNRTFGSMVGRGYSVKSAQLEMNMIAEGYYAVKSIYELNKQLKVSMPITSAAYHVLYEKIAPAVELEILKEKLR, from the coding sequence TTGGAAAAAATAGCCATGCTGGGCGGCGGCTCCTGGGCCACGGCACTCACCAAAATCCTGTCTGAAAACGGTGCCCGCGTAAGTTGGTGGCTGCGCAGCAAAGACGACGTGCAGCACCTGCGCACTACCCGCCACAACCCGCGCTATCTGTCGTCGGTGGCTTTTGACCTCACGCGCGTGTTCCCCTCCACCGATATTGCGGAGGTAGTGAAGGATGCCGACTGGGTGGTGCTTGCCGTGCCCGCTGCTTTTGTGAAGGAGGCCCTCGACAAGCTCGAACGCGACGCGCTAAAGGGCAAACGCGTGATTTCGGCCATCAAAGGCATGCTGCCTAGCCGTAATGAACTGGTGACGGACTACGTGGTAGAGCGGTTCCGGCTGAAAGACGAGTGCCTAGGCGTGGTGGCCGGCCCGTGCCACGCCGAGGAAGTGGCCTTGGAAAAGCAAAGCTACCTCACCATCGGCTCGCCCGATGTGGCTCTGGCTGAGCAGTTTTGTCAACTGTTGCGCAACCGCTACGTGCGGGCCCACGCCGCCGCCGACCTCGATGGCATTGAGTACTGTGCCGTGATGAAGAACATCATTGCTCTGACCTGCGGCATTGCCCACGGCCTGGGCTACGGCGACAACTTTCAGGCGGTGCTGGTGAGCAACGCGGTGCAGGAAATCCGCCGGTTTCTGCACGCGCTCAGCCCCGAGCCCCGCGACCTGTCGGCTTCGGCCTACCTAGGCGATTTGCTGGTGACGTCGTACTCGCAGTTTTCGCGCAACCGTACCTTCGGCAGCATGGTGGGTAGGGGCTACTCCGTGAAGTCGGCCCAGCTGGAGATGAACATGATTGCTGAGGGCTACTACGCCGTCAAGAGCATCTACGAGCTGAACAAGCAGCTGAAGGTGTCTATGCCTATCACCTCGGCTGCCTATCATGTGCTCTACGAGAAGATTGCGCCGGCCGTGGAGCTGGAAATTCTCAAAGAAAAGCTGCGGTAG
- a CDS encoding MFS transporter yields MNLTLTQPSLPRARHVHRVAVATWFFLQGLIFASWASRIPFVQQRMGITDGQLGLVLLAIPVGQLPSLPLAGWLIAKHGSRRVLLLGVVLYSLGLLGLGAAPTVGLLVPCLVLFGFASNLMNIAVNTQAVGVEGLYQGRHIMASFHGVWSAAGFVGAAIGTTMIGWQVVPLPHFALIIGVVAVLATLSQGRILTHDAQADANQPIFVRPDGPLLGLGMIAFCAMICEGAMFDWSGVYFKKVVQAQGAWVGAGYTAFMSTMALGRFGADWLTGRLGPRRVIQLSGVLTAVGLLIAVGVPTLVTALVGFVLVGFGVSSVVPLVYSAAGKSKVMSPGMALAAVSTIGFLGFLIGPPLIGLVAGATSLRVSYFLIAVMGLCVTWAATKAKQL; encoded by the coding sequence ATGAATCTGACACTCACCCAACCTTCCTTGCCCCGGGCCCGCCACGTACACCGCGTCGCCGTGGCTACATGGTTTTTTCTGCAAGGGCTAATTTTTGCTAGCTGGGCTTCTCGCATCCCATTTGTGCAGCAGCGCATGGGCATCACCGATGGGCAGCTGGGCCTGGTGCTGCTGGCTATTCCTGTGGGGCAACTACCCTCGTTGCCACTGGCCGGCTGGCTGATTGCCAAGCACGGCAGCCGCCGCGTGCTGCTGCTGGGCGTGGTGCTCTACAGCTTGGGGCTGCTGGGGCTGGGCGCCGCGCCTACGGTAGGCTTGCTGGTGCCCTGTCTGGTGCTTTTCGGTTTTGCCAGCAACCTGATGAACATTGCCGTGAATACGCAAGCAGTGGGCGTAGAGGGGCTGTACCAGGGTAGGCACATTATGGCGTCCTTTCACGGCGTATGGAGCGCGGCGGGCTTTGTGGGCGCGGCCATTGGTACAACTATGATTGGCTGGCAGGTGGTGCCGCTGCCGCACTTTGCGCTGATAATTGGGGTAGTAGCCGTATTGGCAACGCTTAGCCAGGGCCGAATTCTCACCCATGATGCGCAGGCCGACGCCAACCAGCCCATATTTGTGCGCCCCGATGGTCCGCTGCTGGGCTTGGGCATGATTGCCTTTTGCGCCATGATTTGCGAAGGCGCTATGTTCGACTGGAGCGGCGTGTACTTCAAGAAGGTAGTGCAGGCGCAAGGCGCATGGGTAGGGGCCGGCTACACAGCCTTTATGAGCACCATGGCGCTGGGCCGCTTTGGGGCCGACTGGCTGACAGGCCGTTTGGGACCGCGCCGAGTTATTCAGTTGAGTGGGGTACTCACGGCTGTGGGACTACTCATTGCTGTGGGTGTGCCTACCCTAGTCACCGCGCTGGTGGGCTTTGTGCTGGTGGGCTTTGGGGTGTCGTCGGTGGTGCCGTTGGTGTATAGCGCGGCAGGTAAGTCCAAGGTGATGTCGCCGGGCATGGCGCTGGCGGCTGTTTCGACCATCGGCTTTCTAGGTTTTCTCATCGGACCGCCCCTGATTGGGTTGGTTGCCGGCGCCACAAGCCTACGCGTTTCTTACTTCCTCATTGCCGTAATGGGCCTATGTGTCACCTGGGCCGCCACCAAGGCAAAGCAGTTGTAA
- a CDS encoding Maf family nucleotide pyrophosphatase, producing the protein MMPITRLLLASNSPRRRQLLTELGLPYEIRLKEVDEEFPPHLQRAAVAEFLAARKAAAYRDELAANEVILTADTIVCLDEDVLNKPADAAEAVHMLTRLQGRTHDVFTGVCLLAGDGRQVVFSDQTRVTFRPLSAAEIEFYVQRYQPLDKAGAYGAQDWIGMVGVTHLEGSYFNVMGLPVHRVWTELELLLGADFAGLLDKD; encoded by the coding sequence ATGATGCCCATCACCCGTTTGCTGCTTGCTTCTAACTCACCCCGCCGCCGCCAGCTACTCACAGAGCTGGGGCTACCCTATGAAATCCGGCTGAAGGAAGTAGATGAGGAGTTTCCGCCCCACTTGCAGCGCGCCGCGGTGGCCGAGTTTCTGGCCGCCCGCAAAGCCGCCGCCTACCGCGATGAGCTGGCCGCGAACGAAGTGATTCTCACTGCCGATACTATCGTTTGCCTCGACGAAGATGTGCTCAATAAGCCCGCCGATGCAGCCGAGGCTGTGCACATGCTCACGCGCCTGCAAGGCCGCACCCACGACGTATTCACCGGCGTGTGCCTGCTTGCAGGCGACGGCCGCCAAGTAGTGTTTTCAGATCAAACCCGCGTCACGTTCCGCCCCTTGTCTGCGGCTGAAATCGAGTTCTACGTACAGCGCTATCAGCCACTGGACAAAGCCGGCGCTTACGGTGCCCAGGACTGGATAGGCATGGTAGGCGTAACGCACTTGGAAGGCTCTTATTTCAACGTGATGGGTCTACCCGTGCACCGGGTGTGGACGGAGTTGGAGCTGTTGCTGGGGGCTGATTTCGCGGGGTTGTTGGATAAAGATTAG
- a CDS encoding TolC family protein produces MKTTSTLFRRPLVAGLGLLLVSNLPVAQAQQRTPPAQPPAGSLQAATPSGPWTLQAAVDYALDHNLNVRQSRLSAQLADVTLLQSRAALWPTANLNGSQTWNYGTSINPLTNDFQSQTTRSNNFSANTQVTLFSGFQLRNTIKRNVLEYEASLGDIEKARNDLALNVASAFLQTLLAQELVRTNQARVNSTQQQVDRTQVLLKAGSVAESNLIDSRAQLATDQLNVITAQNQETLARLQLAQFMNLNEAATQTLQITTPPLPDPDELSLADVNASATYQIAQANQPDIKAADLRVQSAIRNVEVARGAYYPRLFFGAGVFTGYSSARNLTVIGSDSSARRTTFYVNDPNGGAIIPLSVTTYQRDVSVLPQRYWDQLDSNLGRSLQFNLQVPILNGLQARTNVQRSRIAVSQAELRAEQTRLVLRQTIEQAYADALAAQRQYTASKEQVESLTLAYRNSEIRFNNGLLNGTEFNIAKNNLTAAESSMIQAKYSFIFRRKVLDFYQGKPIEL; encoded by the coding sequence ATGAAAACAACCTCTACCCTGTTTCGGCGGCCGCTAGTGGCGGGTCTGGGCTTGCTGCTGGTCAGCAACCTGCCTGTGGCACAGGCCCAGCAACGAACCCCACCTGCGCAGCCCCCCGCTGGTAGCCTACAGGCCGCTACCCCCAGTGGCCCCTGGACCTTGCAGGCGGCCGTAGATTATGCCCTGGACCACAACCTGAACGTGCGCCAGTCCCGGCTGTCAGCACAATTGGCCGATGTGACGTTGCTGCAAAGCCGGGCGGCGCTGTGGCCCACGGCCAACCTGAACGGCTCCCAGACCTGGAACTACGGTACCAGCATCAACCCCCTGACCAACGATTTTCAGAGCCAGACCACACGCTCCAACAACTTCTCGGCCAATACGCAGGTAACGCTGTTTTCGGGCTTTCAGCTGCGCAATACGATAAAACGCAACGTATTAGAATACGAAGCGTCCTTGGGCGACATCGAAAAAGCCCGCAACGACCTGGCCTTGAACGTGGCCTCGGCCTTTTTGCAAACCCTGCTGGCACAGGAGCTAGTGCGTACCAACCAGGCCCGGGTGAATAGTACCCAACAACAGGTAGACCGCACGCAGGTGCTCCTGAAAGCGGGTAGCGTGGCTGAAAGCAACCTCATTGATAGCCGGGCGCAGTTGGCCACAGATCAGCTGAACGTGATTACGGCGCAAAACCAGGAAACGCTGGCCCGCTTGCAACTAGCCCAGTTCATGAATCTGAACGAAGCCGCTACGCAGACGCTGCAAATCACTACCCCTCCACTACCTGACCCGGACGAGCTGTCGCTGGCCGACGTAAATGCCTCAGCTACCTACCAGATAGCGCAGGCCAACCAGCCCGATATTAAGGCCGCCGATCTGCGCGTGCAGAGCGCCATCCGCAACGTAGAGGTAGCCCGCGGAGCATACTACCCCCGCCTTTTTTTCGGGGCGGGCGTTTTTACGGGCTACTCCTCGGCTCGTAACCTGACGGTGATTGGGAGCGACTCGTCGGCTCGCCGCACCACCTTCTATGTAAACGACCCAAACGGCGGTGCGATTATTCCGCTGAGTGTGACCACCTACCAGCGCGACGTGTCGGTGTTGCCACAACGCTACTGGGACCAGCTGGATAGCAACCTGGGCCGCTCGCTGCAATTCAACCTACAGGTTCCGATTCTGAATGGGTTACAAGCCCGTACCAACGTGCAGCGCTCCAGGATTGCCGTGAGCCAGGCAGAACTGCGTGCCGAGCAAACTCGTCTGGTGCTGCGCCAAACCATTGAGCAAGCCTACGCCGACGCGCTGGCGGCCCAGCGGCAGTATACTGCTTCTAAGGAGCAAGTAGAATCCCTAACGTTGGCCTACCGCAACTCGGAAATCCGCTTCAACAACGGCCTGCTCAACGGCACCGAGTTCAACATCGCCAAAAACAACCTCACCGCGGCCGAATCGAGCATGATCCAGGCTAAATACAGCTTCATCTTCCGCCGCAAAGTACTGGACTTCTACCAAGGTAAACCGATTGAATTGTAA
- a CDS encoding DUF2911 domain-containing protein produces the protein MKRILFLAGACAMLLLAAPTRSHAQTTTTPATTTKPPQDKSKRPSPPATASATVGGTKVMIEYSQPSVKGREIFGVLEPYGKVWRTGANEATTFMVSKDVKINGQALPAGTYGLFSIPGKDEWTIIFNKTAKQWGAYEYDEKQDALRVKVKPTTLKQPVERFTITAANSGKVTMQWATTGVEFTVK, from the coding sequence ATGAAACGCATCCTTTTTCTAGCGGGCGCCTGCGCTATGCTTCTGCTGGCAGCGCCTACCCGCAGCCACGCCCAAACGACGACTACCCCCGCCACTACCACCAAGCCCCCACAGGACAAATCTAAGCGGCCTAGCCCACCGGCGACTGCCTCGGCTACCGTGGGCGGCACCAAGGTGATGATTGAGTACAGCCAGCCCTCGGTGAAGGGTAGGGAAATATTCGGTGTCCTAGAGCCCTACGGCAAAGTATGGCGCACAGGCGCCAACGAGGCCACAACGTTTATGGTGAGCAAAGACGTGAAAATCAATGGCCAAGCGTTGCCGGCTGGCACATATGGCCTGTTTTCTATCCCCGGCAAAGACGAGTGGACCATCATCTTCAACAAAACGGCCAAGCAGTGGGGCGCCTACGAATATGATGAGAAGCAGGACGCTCTGCGCGTGAAAGTGAAGCCCACCACGCTAAAGCAGCCGGTAGAGCGCTTCACCATTACAGCCGCCAACTCCGGCAAAGTGACCATGCAGTGGGCCACTACGGGAGTGGAATTTACAGTGAAATAA
- a CDS encoding nuclear transport factor 2 family protein gives MTINRQEVIKTAYAAFNARNIDNALATMQPTVQWSKAWEGGYISGHEEIRSYWTRQWSEINPTVEPVGSTERPNGSLEVKVQQNVKDLQGKDVFDGLVKHIYTFEDGLIKTMDIELV, from the coding sequence ATGACTATCAACCGACAAGAAGTAATCAAGACAGCGTATGCGGCTTTCAATGCCCGAAATATCGACAACGCCTTGGCTACCATGCAGCCTACCGTGCAATGGTCGAAAGCCTGGGAGGGCGGCTATATAAGCGGACACGAGGAAATCAGAAGCTACTGGACCCGGCAGTGGAGCGAAATAAACCCCACAGTTGAACCCGTTGGTTCCACAGAAAGACCCAATGGGAGCCTGGAGGTGAAAGTGCAACAAAACGTGAAGGACTTGCAGGGCAAGGATGTGTTTGATGGTCTAGTAAAACACATTTACACATTTGAGGATGGGCTGATCAAAACCATGGACATTGAGTTGGTATAG
- the sdaAB gene encoding L-serine ammonia-lyase, iron-sulfur-dependent subunit beta, which translates to MAEKSSIFDMIGPVMIGPSSSHTAGVVRIASAAIRILGSLPTHVTVTFYNSFARTYEGHGSDRAIIGGLLGYATDDVRIRDAFDHAKEAGLQYTFQSVGNASTMHPNTIKLQLRDERTGHQVEVIGQSRGGGVIRIVEVDGFPADFSAALHTLILDADDRTGSIAFIASVIAHDECNIATMSVSRKGRNDRARHFIEMDSDLKPITLEYLRQLRWIHRVIYIPNIA; encoded by the coding sequence ATGGCAGAGAAGAGCAGTATTTTCGATATGATTGGGCCGGTGATGATCGGGCCCAGCTCCTCGCACACGGCGGGCGTGGTGCGCATTGCCAGTGCGGCCATCCGCATTTTGGGCAGCCTGCCTACCCACGTTACCGTCACATTCTACAACTCCTTTGCCCGCACCTACGAGGGTCACGGCTCCGACCGCGCCATTATTGGCGGCCTATTGGGCTACGCCACCGACGACGTGCGCATTCGCGATGCCTTCGACCACGCCAAAGAGGCCGGCTTGCAGTACACATTTCAGAGCGTGGGCAATGCCTCTACCATGCACCCCAATACCATTAAGCTGCAACTGCGCGACGAGCGCACCGGCCACCAGGTAGAGGTGATAGGGCAGAGCCGGGGTGGGGGCGTCATTCGCATTGTGGAAGTAGACGGCTTTCCGGCTGACTTCTCGGCGGCGCTGCACACACTCATTCTCGATGCCGACGACCGCACGGGTTCCATTGCTTTTATTGCCTCCGTTATTGCGCACGACGAATGTAATATTGCCACCATGTCGGTGTCGCGTAAGGGCCGCAACGATCGGGCGCGGCACTTCATCGAGATGGATTCTGACTTGAAGCCTATTACGTTGGAGTATCTGCGTCAGCTACGCTGGATACATCGTGTTATTTATATTCCGAATATTGCTTAA
- a CDS encoding polyketide cyclase, translating to MKSLFFDKSFRTAAIISFVFLSLGFTLLHYGLVAYGWAFFILLPVVTGVAIGALPNRKWAHIGLLTSLAIFFLLLLVGQLEGMICVLMALPLVVSCLFLGSVVTHLVRRRQELPDRNSLPVLVLPFLFFLLSAPAEKALENRPAVVAVRTDILLPYSAAQVYEQIKSVDTLDAPKPFLLQIGLPIPQKCVLEREAVGARRICYFSGGQIVERVTELHPGEILRMDVVRYQLTGRKWLGFKEAIYLFEQVDAHQTRLSRITTYTSELKPRTYWQPLEQLGISQEHQYVFDNLRQDLERAYGQVKP from the coding sequence ATGAAATCCTTATTCTTCGATAAAAGCTTCCGCACGGCCGCCATTATTTCATTCGTTTTCCTATCGCTTGGCTTTACACTGCTCCATTATGGCTTAGTGGCCTATGGTTGGGCATTTTTTATTCTGCTACCCGTTGTGACGGGGGTAGCCATTGGGGCACTGCCTAACCGCAAGTGGGCACACATAGGGTTGCTTACGAGCTTAGCGATATTCTTTCTGCTACTGCTAGTTGGTCAGCTGGAAGGCATGATTTGCGTCCTGATGGCCCTGCCCTTGGTGGTATCGTGCTTGTTTCTGGGTAGCGTGGTCACGCATCTGGTGCGGCGCCGACAAGAGCTACCTGATCGAAACAGTCTGCCGGTATTAGTCCTTCCCTTTCTATTTTTTCTGCTGAGTGCACCCGCCGAAAAAGCGCTGGAAAATCGGCCCGCTGTCGTTGCGGTTCGCACCGATATTCTCCTCCCTTACTCGGCGGCCCAGGTGTATGAACAAATAAAATCGGTGGATACGCTGGATGCGCCAAAGCCCTTCCTGCTGCAAATTGGCCTACCCATTCCACAAAAGTGTGTGCTGGAGCGCGAAGCAGTAGGTGCCCGCCGCATCTGCTACTTCAGCGGTGGTCAGATAGTAGAGCGTGTTACAGAACTGCACCCAGGAGAAATTCTGCGCATGGATGTAGTGAGGTATCAGTTGACAGGGCGTAAGTGGCTGGGTTTTAAAGAAGCTATTTACCTGTTTGAGCAAGTAGATGCTCACCAAACGCGCCTTAGCCGCATCACTACCTACACCTCCGAGCTAAAACCCCGCACCTATTGGCAGCCGCTGGAACAACTCGGCATTTCGCAGGAGCACCAGTATGTCTTTGATAATCTGCGGCAGGATTTAGAGCGAGCGTACGGGCAAGTCAAGCCCTAA
- a CDS encoding efflux RND transporter periplasmic adaptor subunit, with protein MKNNRLLYILLGLAVVVVLGVIVGKKQGWIGQPTGTEVLVAKAGPANIVEKVSASGKVQPVVEVKISPDVSGEITELYVQEGDSVKQGQLLLRIRPDNYQAMVSQQSAVVNTQRANVAQSQARLQQLIANAKQTELTYRRNASLYKQKVISQADYEASQAAYNASQEELNSARASIKAAQSNVSSAQASLEEARRTLDKTTIYAPVSGTVSKLSVEKGERVVGTSQMAGTEIMRIANLNSMEVRVNVNENDIINVHLGDSVDVEVDSYAAQDKTFRGLVTSIANTAKDALTAEAVTEFEVRIRLLPASYQELVTTTNGRTRIPFRPGMTASVDIITNRKSNVLSVPLAAVATRSDSTAYKAAMAQRGGNNATDTEADKGAPKVQVQEVVFVVRGGKAVMTPVKTGVSDFANIEIKSGLQAGEQVVSGPFRAVSKTLKNGDLVTIKDAKTINKAEMKEDVAAN; from the coding sequence ATGAAAAATAACCGCTTACTCTATATTCTGCTGGGCTTGGCCGTGGTGGTCGTGCTCGGGGTGATTGTTGGGAAGAAACAGGGCTGGATTGGACAGCCTACTGGTACGGAGGTATTGGTGGCGAAGGCCGGCCCGGCCAATATTGTGGAGAAAGTTAGCGCCTCGGGGAAGGTACAGCCGGTGGTAGAAGTGAAAATTTCACCCGACGTATCGGGTGAAATCACGGAGCTGTACGTGCAGGAGGGTGACTCCGTGAAGCAGGGCCAGCTGTTGCTGCGCATCCGCCCCGATAACTACCAGGCCATGGTGAGCCAGCAGTCGGCGGTGGTGAACACCCAGCGCGCCAACGTGGCCCAGAGCCAGGCGCGCTTGCAGCAGCTGATTGCCAACGCCAAGCAAACCGAGCTGACCTACCGTCGCAATGCCTCACTCTACAAGCAAAAGGTGATTTCGCAAGCCGATTACGAGGCTTCGCAGGCCGCCTATAATGCTTCGCAAGAAGAGTTGAACAGCGCCCGCGCCAGCATCAAGGCAGCACAGAGCAACGTGTCTAGCGCGCAGGCCTCACTGGAGGAAGCACGCCGTACGCTGGATAAAACCACTATTTACGCGCCCGTAAGCGGTACTGTGAGCAAGCTCAGCGTAGAAAAAGGCGAGCGGGTGGTTGGTACCTCGCAGATGGCTGGTACCGAAATCATGCGTATTGCCAACCTGAACTCGATGGAGGTGCGCGTGAACGTGAACGAGAACGACATCATCAACGTGCACCTGGGCGACTCGGTGGACGTGGAAGTGGACAGCTACGCCGCCCAAGACAAAACCTTTCGGGGCCTAGTAACCAGCATTGCCAACACGGCCAAAGATGCCCTCACGGCCGAGGCCGTGACTGAGTTTGAGGTACGCATCCGGTTGCTGCCGGCTTCGTACCAGGAGCTGGTAACTACCACCAACGGCCGCACGCGCATTCCATTCCGGCCTGGCATGACGGCTTCCGTCGACATCATTACCAACCGCAAGAGCAATGTGCTGAGCGTGCCGCTGGCCGCTGTGGCCACCCGTTCCGACTCTACCGCCTACAAAGCCGCTATGGCCCAGCGCGGCGGCAACAACGCCACCGATACCGAGGCCGACAAAGGTGCCCCGAAAGTGCAAGTGCAGGAAGTGGTGTTTGTGGTGCGTGGCGGCAAGGCCGTGATGACGCCCGTGAAAACCGGCGTGAGCGACTTTGCTAACATTGAAATCAAGAGCGGGCTGCAAGCCGGCGAGCAGGTAGTAAGCGGCCCCTTCCGCGCCGTGTCGAAGACGCTGAAAAACGGAGATTTGGTGACCATTAAAGACGCCAAAACCATCAACAAAGCGGAAATGAAGGAAGACGTAGCGGCCAACTAA
- a CDS encoding DUF4259 domain-containing protein has translation MGAWGHFNFDNDDAVDFAGEFMDTGSEVTLLEALVPAAEAEEYLEADAAAAALVAAEIVAAWRGHPGSDFLPGLLPKVQHLDVSDEDELTDLARRAVESVLKESELLEQWSEGNELADWQAAQQDLLGRLKAEPVE, from the coding sequence ATGGGCGCTTGGGGCCATTTCAATTTTGACAACGACGACGCCGTAGATTTTGCCGGCGAGTTCATGGATACAGGCAGCGAAGTGACGCTGTTGGAAGCATTAGTGCCCGCCGCCGAAGCCGAGGAATACCTGGAAGCCGACGCAGCTGCCGCGGCTCTCGTAGCCGCCGAAATTGTAGCGGCCTGGCGCGGCCACCCCGGCTCCGATTTTCTACCCGGCCTGCTCCCCAAAGTACAGCACCTCGACGTGAGCGACGAAGACGAGCTAACTGACCTGGCCCGTCGCGCCGTGGAATCGGTATTGAAAGAATCGGAGCTGCTGGAGCAATGGTCGGAAGGCAACGAGCTAGCCGACTGGCAAGCCGCTCAGCAGGATTTGCTGGGTAGGCTAAAAGCCGAGCCGGTAGAGTAG
- a CDS encoding glyoxalase: protein MTSTEQKILSLRPFIGAKDVEVSRRFYRDFGFLENTISPTLFYYSKQGMGFYLQDAYVKEWVDNTMLFLQVDDVEQYRVDLLLLRLPEKYATVQLSAIRTESWGKEFSVHDPSGILWHIGQFHD, encoded by the coding sequence ATGACTTCTACTGAGCAGAAAATCCTTTCTCTTCGGCCATTTATTGGAGCCAAGGATGTGGAAGTGTCGCGGCGGTTTTACCGAGATTTTGGCTTTCTGGAAAATACTATTTCGCCTACCCTCTTCTACTACTCAAAGCAGGGCATGGGCTTCTACCTACAGGATGCTTACGTGAAGGAGTGGGTTGACAATACTATGCTGTTTTTGCAGGTAGATGATGTAGAGCAATACCGAGTTGACTTACTACTGTTGCGCCTGCCCGAGAAATATGCTACTGTGCAGCTTTCTGCTATACGCACCGAATCCTGGGGTAAGGAGTTTTCCGTGCATGATCCTTCGGGAATTCTTTGGCATATAGGTCAATTTCATGATTGA
- a CDS encoding tryptophan 2,3-dioxygenase family protein, with protein MSTPASEEFSPAVLAQLRRLQAKYAADGQDLAAYLEGLYYADYVNYWDYIELDTLLSLQRPITQIPDERIFIMYHQITELYFKLCLCEYEQIGDLQQPTLQEVVLRVGRINRYFENLIDSFDVMVDGMDKQQFLQFRMALMPASGFQSVQYRMIELASTSLDNLVDKEKRRLLGESADATELMGCIYWKAGATVEETGAKALTLTQFEEKYTKQLHQHAAEYTDRNVWSVVQRLPQEEQRHPRLVRALRQLDVSVNVNWPLMHFKSAVRYLQRDPTDVPATGGTNWRNYLPPKFQRRIFYPQLWTEQEQADWGKAWVEEVLGEEM; from the coding sequence ATGTCTACCCCCGCTTCCGAAGAATTCTCCCCTGCTGTGCTGGCTCAGCTGCGTCGCCTACAAGCGAAATACGCCGCCGATGGCCAGGACCTGGCCGCCTACCTAGAAGGCCTCTACTACGCCGACTACGTCAACTATTGGGACTACATTGAGCTAGACACGTTACTGAGTCTGCAGCGCCCCATCACCCAAATTCCCGACGAGCGGATTTTCATCATGTATCACCAGATTACGGAGCTGTACTTCAAGCTCTGTCTCTGTGAGTACGAGCAAATCGGCGACCTACAACAGCCTACCCTCCAGGAAGTAGTGCTGCGGGTAGGGCGCATCAACCGCTACTTCGAGAATCTGATTGACTCGTTCGATGTGATGGTGGATGGCATGGACAAGCAGCAGTTTCTGCAGTTCCGGATGGCGCTGATGCCGGCCTCGGGCTTTCAGAGCGTGCAGTACCGCATGATTGAGCTGGCCTCTACCTCCCTCGACAACTTGGTAGACAAGGAAAAGCGTCGCCTGCTAGGCGAATCGGCCGACGCGACGGAGTTGATGGGCTGCATCTACTGGAAAGCCGGTGCCACCGTGGAAGAAACCGGCGCCAAGGCGCTTACCCTCACGCAGTTTGAGGAGAAATACACGAAGCAGCTGCACCAGCACGCCGCCGAATATACGGACCGCAACGTGTGGAGTGTGGTGCAGCGCCTACCCCAGGAGGAACAGCGCCACCCCCGCCTGGTGCGCGCCCTGCGCCAGCTCGACGTGAGCGTGAACGTAAACTGGCCGCTGATGCACTTCAAATCGGCGGTGCGCTACCTCCAGCGCGACCCCACCGACGTGCCCGCTACCGGCGGCACCAACTGGCGCAACTACCTGCCGCCCAAGTTTCAGCGCCGCATCTTCTACCCCCAGCTCTGGACCGAGCAAGAACAAGCCGACTGGGGCAAGGCCTGGGTGGAAGAGGTGCTGGGGGAAGAAATGTAA